Sequence from the uncultured Draconibacterium sp. genome:
AGTGTTATCTCTAAGGTTTTAATTTTTTGATTCAACTCAACAATAAAATTCTCAATTTCGGGCGTTTGCATATTCAAACTTACCATAGCGTTTACCCGCTCAACCATTAGTTGGTACAGCGGATCGATTTCAACACGAACAGCTTTCACATTACCACTGTTTTTATTGGCTAGTTCGGTGTCGCGCTCGTTTTGTTTGTCTTTAAAAGCAATGTTTAGTTCGTTTAAGTGCGTTACCCAGGTGTCAAGTCCGCAGGTGGTAACAAAACCGGCATTTTTTTGCTTTGTTAAATCGCCATACAGGTTGGTAAGTCCCGCTGTTTGTTCGTTATAGGTTACCCTGCGAATATCGCCATACAAATCAACAACCCGTCGCAGGCGTTTGGCTGCCTCCACCTCTTCAGGAATGGTGCACAGCATGGTGGCATCAATCCGCATATCGATGGCACGCCACGTATTATCGCGGTCGATGTCAAGGTTTTGCATTTCTTCGGTTAGTACGCTGCCCCGATCTACACGCAACTCGTCGTCGAGTTTGGTAAGGGCGGCGTCAAACTCTACATATTCGGCCTCCGAATGTATGGCGGCCGGTGTAAGCAGCAGTAGCAGACTTTTAAAGTCGCTCATAAACTGGAAATATTCTCCGTTACGGAGTTTATACAATAAAAGGTTTAAAATTTTTTTCATGATAATTTTTTTAAGGATTACAAAAGTTGTTTTTGAAAGGTTATTTAATATTTTGTTTTTTTGAAAAGCGTTTGGCTGATCGTGAGTTTTATTTTCTGTTGAATAAAATTAGAGCAAATGTTTACTTAAGTCAATGCCGGTAATTATGTTACGCAGCATTTTTGGTTTTCGTGCAATGGTGCAACACACCAGCCAGGCAATTTTTTTGCTTGCTGCAGCCGTGCGACATGCCATCCAAACTATTTTTTTGCCTGCTGCAGCTGTGTAACATGCCAGCCAACAAGTTTTTTTACCTGCCGCAGCCGTGTAACATGTCAGCCAACCAATTTTTTTGCCTGCCGCAGCTGTGCAACATGCCAGCCAGGCAATTTTTTTGCCTGCCGCAGCGCTGCAACAAGCCAGCCAACAAGTTTGCCGGGCAATTACACGGCTGCAGTAAGCCAATAATCAGCGAGTTACGAGGGTGTGGGAAATGTGGACTATTCGGAAAGCCGCCAGCAGCAAGGCACAGGGGCCAGAGCCCCGTTCAAAGCGTGCTATGTTGATTCCCGGTAGTAATGCCGGGGTGAATGATCTCTTTTAAAAGGCCGATCTTTAGCCCCTGCACATTGTATTAACAATAAAAATAATTACCCATTTTTTACTACATTGGGGCTTCGTAAAAAAAAGAACCTATTACTATGACTGTCTCCGAATATTTAGCCGTACTAAACAATCGTTTTCAATCGGGCATATCAAGCGAGCACACTTATCGTGGCGATTTGGAAAGCCTTATCCGCAGCTTGGTTACCGAAGTGGAAATTACCAACGAACCATCGAAAGTTACCGATTGCGGAAACCCCGACTATGTAATTACAAAAGGGAAAATACCCGTAGGTTATATCGAAGCCAAAGACATTGGCAAAGACCTGAACCACAAACAATACAAAGAACAGTTTACCCGCTATAAAAATGCGCTCGATAACCTGATAATTACCGATTACCTCTGGTTTCAGTTTTTTAAAGAGGGCGAACTGGTACACGAAATACGTATCGGCGAAATTAACGGAAACAGCATTAACCCGCTGACCGAAAATCTTACCAACTTCGAAAACCTGGTACGCGACTTTTGTACCTACGTGGGGCAAACCATTCGCTCGGGTAAAAAGCTGGCCGGTATGATGGCAGCCAAAGCACGCCTGCTGCAAAATATTGTTGAACGCGCACTTACTGCCGACAACGAGAACGACGAAAACTCAACGCTAAACGACCAGTATGAATCGTTTAAAAACATACTGATACACGACCTCACGCCAAAAGGTTTTGCCGATATTTATGCGCAAACCCTGGCTTACGGAATGTTTGCTGCGCGTTACCACGATCAAACGCCCGAAGATTTTAGCCGTTACGAGGCTGCCGAGTTAATACCCAAAACCAATCCTTTTCTGAAAAAGCTGTTTACCTACATTGCCGGACCCGATATCGACGAACGGATAAAACGTACGGTTGATAACCTGGCGCTGGTTTTTAGGGCGGTAAACCTCGATGCGCTGCTGCATAACTTTGGCCGAAGCACACAAACCCACGACCCCATTATTCATTTTTACGAAACCTTTTTGGCCGAATACGATGCCAAACTTCGCAAAGCGCGTGGCGTTTGGTACACGCCCGAGCCGGTGGTGAATTTTATTGTACGTGCCGTTGACGATATATTAAAAACCGAGTTCGATTTGCCACAGGGATTGGCCGATACCGCAAAAACAAAAATAAAAGTGCCCGTGCAGGGAAGTAAAAAAATGCAGGAGCTTGAGGTGCACAAAGTACAGGTACTCGACCCCGCCACCGGAACAGGTACTTTTTTGGCCGAAGTGGTAAAACACATTTACCACACAAAGTTTAAAAGCATGCAGGGGGCCTGGAGTGCTTATGTCGATGAACACCTTATTCCGCGCCTCAACGGTTTCGAGCTGCTAATGGCCTCCTACGCCATGGCACACCTAAAACTCGATATGTTGTTGCACGACACCGGTTACAAATATTCTCCGGCATCGGGCAAGGGGCCTGCCGCTCGCAGTGGCCAGCAACGTTTTAACATTTACCTTACCAACAGCCTCGAAGAACACCACCCCGACACCGGCACCCTTTGGGCCAACTGGCTAAGTACCGAGGCCAACGAAGCCAACCACATAAAACGCGATACACCCGTTATGTGTGTTATTGGTAACCCGCCGTATTCGGTTAGCAGCACCAATAAATCAGAATGGATACAAGGCCTGTTGAAAGATTATAAGAAAGACTTGAATGAAAGGAAAATAAATCTTGATGATGACTACATAAAGTTTATACGCTATGGCCAGTATTATATTGAAAAGAATGGTGAGGGCATACTGGCTTATATCTCCAATAATAGTTTTATTGATGGGATAACACACCGCCAAATGCGGAAAAACCTGATGGAAACCTTCGATAAAATTTATATTCTCGACTTACACGGCAACAGCAAGAAAAAAGAAACTGCTCCTGATGGTTCTCCCGATAAAAATGTATTTGATATTATGCAGGGCGTTTCAATTAACCTATTTGTAAAATCGAATAAAAAGGAGCCACAAGTTTTACACTACGATGTTTTTGGAAGCCGAAAGGGTAAATACGATTTTCTGGATAATAATTCTATTAATTCAATCGAGTGGAATGAATTGGAAATAGAAAAGCAATACAATTTTTTTGTGCCTAAAGATTTTGAACAAGAAGAGAATTACAACCAAGGTTTTAAATTAAATGACCTATTACCAAATAATAACACCGGAATTCAAACAAAAAGAGATGCTCTTGTTTATAATTTTAATAAAGAAAATTTACTGAAGATTTTAGAAGATTTTAAAAATCTTAATTATAATGAAATAAGAACAAAGTACAGTTTGCCCAATGATGGTAGAGATTGGACAATAAGTTATGCAAAGAAAGACTTAGTAAAGGAAGATGGTTCAATAGTGTCTGTTTTATATCATCCTTTTGATTATAGGATAACTTATTTTACTGGACGTAGCAAGGGGTTTATGGCATATCCTAGGTGTCCGTTAAGCCTTAATTGTCGGAGAGATAATATCTCCTTACTTGCAGTTCGAAATAGCAGAAGAGGAAATGTAAATAATTTCTTTGTAACTAATCTTTTAGTAGATAAGGATGGTGTTTCTCCTTTTGATAATTGTAAATTTTTCCCTTTATATCTATATCCTCAATCAGATGACCAACAGCAAGCCATAAGCCAGCAGCAAGAGCGCATTCCCAACCTAAACACCAAAATAGTACAGCAAATAGCCAAAGCCATCGGCCTAACGTTTACGCCCGAGGTAGACACTTCGACTTCGCTCAGTGTGACAGACACCTTTGCGCCCATCGATATTCTCGACTACATTTATGCGGTGTTACATTCGCCCACCTACCGCACCAAATACAAGGAGTTCCTGAAAATTGATTTTCCGCGCGTGCCATACCCCAAAAACACCGATACCTTTTGGAAGTTGGTTAAACTGGGTGGAGAATTGAGGCAAATCCATTTGCTCGAAAGCCCAAAGGTAGAGCAGCCCATTACCACTTACCCCGAGGCCGGAACAAACGAGGTAGAAAAGCCTCAGTTTAAAATGTATGATTACGACTGTACACCTCCGGGCGAAGAGCACCCCGTTTATTTAGGCGATGTGTACATTAACAGCACCCAGTATTTTGCCAACGTGCCGCAAAGTGCCTGGGAATTTTACATTGGCGGCTACCAGCCCGCCCAAAAATGGCTAAAAGACCGCAAAGGCCGCACGCTAACATTCGAAGACATTATGCACTACCAAAAAATAATTGTCGCCCTCACTGAAACCGGCCGATTGATGAAAGACGTTGATTTGGTTGGGGTGGAGTAAAGTTTATAACTCAAATACATTTGTAAATAATGAAAGAATTTAAGGAAGACCTAATCAAGCATTTTCAGCAGTTTAATACAGCCCCATTTTTATTTATTGGTTCTGGATTCTCGCGCAGGTATATCAATTTGGAAACCTGGAGCGATTTGATAGCAACAATAATTGAAGAAATTAGTAACGCTAAACCTTATGAATATTATCAATCGAAAACTGGCTCGAATAATGCGCAAATCGCTTCATTAGTTGCAGAAGAACTACATGAGCGCTGGTGGACGGAAAAACGATTTGAGGAAAGTAGAGCCGAATTTAAATCAGAAGCAGCGAAGTCGGAACAGGCACCTTTAAAATATGAAATATCAAAATATATAAAAACGAAAAGTGTCACAGAGCAAACAGAGTATCTTGAAGAAATAAACGCACTTAAGAAAGTTAATGTAGACGGAATTATTACAACTAATTGGGATGATTTTTTGGAATCGACATTTCCCGATTTTACTAAATATATCGGGCAGTCAGAGCTTCTGTTCTCCGATTCACTAAATATTGGGGAAATTTATAAAATTCATGGATGTATTTCAGACCCGAATAGCCTGATCGTGACAACCGAAGATTACAGAGCATTCGAAACAAAAAACCCATATTTAGCTGCCAAACTTCTGACCATTTTTGTGGAACATCCCATCATATTTTTGGGATATTCTCTTCATGATTCAAATGTTATTGATATACTTACTTCCATAGTTAAGTGCCTTAATAACGAGAATATTGATAAACTGAAAAATCGCTTAGTATTTGTCAAACGAATTAAGGATAACTCTGAACCGAGAATCTCAGACTCATCTTTATTATTAACCGAGAAGAGAATTCCTATTCCTATTAAAGAAATCAAGCTTCATTCATTCACCCCGCTGTATGAAGTACTAGGTAGTTTAAAGAAGCGTCTGCCGGTAAAAATATTAAGAAGGATGAAAGGTATGGTTTATGAATTCGTAAAGACGAATGAGCCGACAGAAAAAATTCTTGTTGGGGAAAATATATCCAACTCGGAAGATGCAGACAACATCGAATATTATTTTGGTGTTGGTATCAAGAGTCAATTATCGATGTATGGATATAACGGAATTGGCACTATTGAGTTAATGGAAGATCTCGTTTTTGATGATAAAAACTTAAATGCTGGAGCTGTTATACAAAGTGTAATTCCTAAGGCATTAAAAGGCGGGAAATATTTTCCGGTTTATAAATATTTAAGGAAGGCAGATTATTTGAAAAAGGATGGTAAGCTGCGTAAAACGGTAGATGTCTCCACTAAACTACGAAATTTTATAGATGGTTGTAGTTCTGAAAGATTTTACCCTTCAAGTAATTATTTGAAAAAGAAGGGTACCATCCAAAAAAATCACACTTCTATAAAATCGATACAACGAAATTTCGATCTGACCCACACAATATATTATATCCCATTCTTAAAACCGGAATACATTGATATATCTGATTTGAAAAGTTTTCTCATCAATAACTGGAGCGATGAACTTGTAAAAAATACAAGCTTTAGAAAACTTATATGTTTATATGATTACTTAAAGTTTGGATTACAGGTGCAGAACGAGGAAGCCTAACACATCTGCTCCTAATCGTTGGCTAAGAAAGAAATAAACCATGCAAGCGAATAAGAGCAGAAATGGGAAACCGATTGCCTAATAAAAAGAGGTTGATTTGGTGGGGATAAGACTTAGATAACAAAAGAAAACAAATACATCTTAATACAACTCAAACTTAATATTTAACAATTAACCATGGCAGAATTTTTAACAACCAACGGAATTTCGTACTGGATTGAAAATATAATTATGGAGTCGAAAAGGGAGCTTACATTGGTTTCTCCTTACCTTCAACTATCTAAAACCTTTTTTGAAAGATTAAAAGACGCTTCGAATAGAAAAGTTAAAATTGTAATAATTTACGGAAAAGACGATTTAAAACCGAATGAGCGTAATTCGCTTGCCGAATTAAATGTTGAGTTGTATTTCTTTGAGAACTTGCACGCAAAATGTTATTATAACGAAGGTGATATGGTAATAACTTCCATGAACATGTATGAATTTTCGGAGAAGAATAACCGTGAGATGGGAGTTCGCATTACTAAAGACGATGATTCAAACCTTTATGAAAAGGCTGTTAAAGAAACCAAATCAATAATCCTTTCATCAGAGGTAATTCAACTTGCTCGTACAAATCGCCAGTTTTTTAATGAGAAAAACTCGCCAGAGAATAAATCTGAAAACAAAAAGAACAAAAGAGGTTATTGCATTCGTTGTGAAGCCCGAATCCCGTATGATATTGAAAGACCCTATTGTTGGGAGTGTTTTGCAACATGGGCTCAATTTGAGAATCCGGAATATGAAGAAAATGTTTGTCATGGTTGTGGTGAATTTGAGAATACTTCAATGCTAAAACCAGTTTGTTATAACTGCTATAGAAAGTTTGAGAAATAAAGGGTTTGGTATCAGTAGAAAAATAGCTCCGCTCGCGCCTCCCGAAACTTCGGGATGTGATCGGTGTGCAATTCGGCAGAACTTACCCGTTCTTTTTCGGCAGTTTCCCAATAATAGGAGACCAGAAAATGAATAGACAGATTTCAGAATAGATACTGCATATTATTGGCGTGTGCCATGGCTAACCCCACTTACCAAATTTGTAAAGCGTTTTTGTTGGTAATAGAAATTTTGGTAAAAATTTGAGAATATCATCGAAACATGCTGCTTTTCTCGAAATATTACTAAAAGTGACAGTAGCAAAATATTTAAAAGGCTTATTCTTCCGGTAATCCAACCGGACAAAAATTCTTTATCCATGTATTATTTTTTAAAACCCAATTTCCGCTTGTTACAGTTTTGGCGGGTGCTTCCGAGGTACATCTTTGTTACAAGCGGAGAACCTGCGGCCGGGCCCTTGCCGGGAGAAATCCTGCGCAGGGGATAATCCATTATTTTTTATTTCGATTTTTACTCCACGGTGCCGCACCTGCGGCTTTACCCCATCAATTTACCGCATATTACTTTTACTGCTTCACGCTGTTTGGTTTCGAACAGAGGAGGGAAGGTATTGCCTGGTTTTTTTTGGGTGGGCCCGGCGGTACGGGGAGATTTATACCAATTAAAAAACAACAGATTATGTCGATTTTATATTCAAAAATTCAACGGGTGAACCCACGCAACCCACAAGCCGACCGGAAATGGTACCTGGTGCCCAACCGCGTGGAACAAAAAACAGAAAAGGAGATTGCCGAAGCATTGAGTAAAAACACCACCTTAAGCCGTGGAGAAGCGGCCCTGGTAGTGGATGAGCTGCAAGCGGTGATCCAGAATGCCCTGCTCGATGGTTACTCGGTACAAATGGTCGACTGGGGCTCGTTTCAGCTAACGTTTAACTGCACCGGCACGGATACCGAAGCGGAATGTACAGCCGATAAAATTACATCGGTCAACATCCGTTTCCGCCCCGGCAAACAGATGAAAGAGGCCCTGTCGAAAGCAACTTTTGTAGCCCGGTAGTGCCCGTTTTCTGTTATACTACCACAACCTCCCGGCAGCTTGGTCGGGAGGTTGCTGCCCGGAATTCATCAAAGTCTTTTCCGGAAATCTTCTTGTTCTTTTAAGAAAATCTTCCTGATGAAGTAGAGAATTCTTCTTCGTGTTTTGTTGGGAAGTTCTTGATGAAGTTATTTCGGTTGGATTTATTTAATTTTTACCGGTTGTACTTTTAACTGCCGCATGGCAATAATAAGTTTATCCCAAAATTTCTTCTGGAGTTAAAGCCGATACTTCAACAAAGGATCAGATTGAACGAAATAGAAAAAACTAAGCTGCGAACTAATTTTTTAAAAAGTATAAAAAGAAAACAGCAGCGTTTAAAAACTCTAATTTCAAATATTCTATTTTTACTTAGTGTAAGTATTGTGCAATATCCGTAAAAAGAATTGTTGTATTTGTTTTTAATTTGTACTTTTGTAAAATAATTGCAATAAATCAAAATAGAGATGATACTTGAGCTTAAAATTCAGAATTTCCTTTCATTTAAAAATGAAACTGTTTTTAGTTTTGAGGCGACCTCCGATAAAGCACTTGAAGATTATTATGTAGCCGAAATGCCTGATGGTACCAGGATCTTAAAAATGGCTATGGTGTATGGAGCTAATGCTTCCGGTAAGAGTAATTTAATAAATACGTTCGAGTTCCTGAATCGTTTTATTGAGCGTATTCCTGATGAAAAAGAAGGAGGGACTCTTTTCGAACCGTTTAATTTTGCTGAAACGGCTACTCAACCGGGGCGGTTTGAGTTGCTTTTCTACGTTGCCGGTAAAAAACACCGATACCAATTGGTTGTAGATAAAAATATTGTTTTAGAGGAGAAACTATTTGTATATCCGGGAAGTCAGCCTGCAGCAGTATTCAATCGATATTACAATGCTGATAAAAAAGTTTCAATAGTAGAATTTGGATCGAAGATTAGAATATCAAACCAGGCAGTTGAAGCTATTCAGTTAAAAACGCTTAAAAATGCATCCGTATTTTCAGCATATAAACAGGTGAATCTCTCCATTAGTGAATTGGATTCGGTTATGGAGTGGATTGGAAGTCAGTTTTTGAATAGTATAGACCCATACATGGATTTAACCAGTTATTGTGGTAATGCTATTAAAGATAATGTGGATATGAAGATGCTTGCACTTCGATTTTTGAAGGAATCAGCCTTTAATATCACCGATGTTTTATTTGAAGATCGGATGCGGAAGGTTCCTGAAGAACTTTTGAATGTTTTGGAAACAATGCCAATTTCGGATGAAGAACGTGCAATGATAAAAAGGGAAAAAGCAGTTCATTTTGATGAGACTTTTTTTACTCATCGTGTGGTTAATGATGGGAAAGAGGAGTTTTTTAACATGACAGAGCATCGACAATCGCAAGGTACACTTCGTTATTATAGCCTGGCAGCACCATTTTTTCAGGCTATA
This genomic interval carries:
- a CDS encoding DUF6261 family protein — its product is MKKILNLLLYKLRNGEYFQFMSDFKSLLLLLTPAAIHSEAEYVEFDAALTKLDDELRVDRGSVLTEEMQNLDIDRDNTWRAIDMRIDATMLCTIPEEVEAAKRLRRVVDLYGDIRRVTYNEQTAGLTNLYGDLTKQKNAGFVTTCGLDTWVTHLNELNIAFKDKQNERDTELANKNSGNVKAVRVEIDPLYQLMVERVNAMVSLNMQTPEIENFIVELNQKIKTLEITLAAREGRKDSGGEEEPPAPEDE
- a CDS encoding type ISP restriction/modification enzyme; protein product: MTVSEYLAVLNNRFQSGISSEHTYRGDLESLIRSLVTEVEITNEPSKVTDCGNPDYVITKGKIPVGYIEAKDIGKDLNHKQYKEQFTRYKNALDNLIITDYLWFQFFKEGELVHEIRIGEINGNSINPLTENLTNFENLVRDFCTYVGQTIRSGKKLAGMMAAKARLLQNIVERALTADNENDENSTLNDQYESFKNILIHDLTPKGFADIYAQTLAYGMFAARYHDQTPEDFSRYEAAELIPKTNPFLKKLFTYIAGPDIDERIKRTVDNLALVFRAVNLDALLHNFGRSTQTHDPIIHFYETFLAEYDAKLRKARGVWYTPEPVVNFIVRAVDDILKTEFDLPQGLADTAKTKIKVPVQGSKKMQELEVHKVQVLDPATGTGTFLAEVVKHIYHTKFKSMQGAWSAYVDEHLIPRLNGFELLMASYAMAHLKLDMLLHDTGYKYSPASGKGPAARSGQQRFNIYLTNSLEEHHPDTGTLWANWLSTEANEANHIKRDTPVMCVIGNPPYSVSSTNKSEWIQGLLKDYKKDLNERKINLDDDYIKFIRYGQYYIEKNGEGILAYISNNSFIDGITHRQMRKNLMETFDKIYILDLHGNSKKKETAPDGSPDKNVFDIMQGVSINLFVKSNKKEPQVLHYDVFGSRKGKYDFLDNNSINSIEWNELEIEKQYNFFVPKDFEQEENYNQGFKLNDLLPNNNTGIQTKRDALVYNFNKENLLKILEDFKNLNYNEIRTKYSLPNDGRDWTISYAKKDLVKEDGSIVSVLYHPFDYRITYFTGRSKGFMAYPRCPLSLNCRRDNISLLAVRNSRRGNVNNFFVTNLLVDKDGVSPFDNCKFFPLYLYPQSDDQQQAISQQQERIPNLNTKIVQQIAKAIGLTFTPEVDTSTSLSVTDTFAPIDILDYIYAVLHSPTYRTKYKEFLKIDFPRVPYPKNTDTFWKLVKLGGELRQIHLLESPKVEQPITTYPEAGTNEVEKPQFKMYDYDCTPPGEEHPVYLGDVYINSTQYFANVPQSAWEFYIGGYQPAQKWLKDRKGRTLTFEDIMHYQKIIVALTETGRLMKDVDLVGVE
- a CDS encoding SIR2 family protein, which codes for MKEFKEDLIKHFQQFNTAPFLFIGSGFSRRYINLETWSDLIATIIEEISNAKPYEYYQSKTGSNNAQIASLVAEELHERWWTEKRFEESRAEFKSEAAKSEQAPLKYEISKYIKTKSVTEQTEYLEEINALKKVNVDGIITTNWDDFLESTFPDFTKYIGQSELLFSDSLNIGEIYKIHGCISDPNSLIVTTEDYRAFETKNPYLAAKLLTIFVEHPIIFLGYSLHDSNVIDILTSIVKCLNNENIDKLKNRLVFVKRIKDNSEPRISDSSLLLTEKRIPIPIKEIKLHSFTPLYEVLGSLKKRLPVKILRRMKGMVYEFVKTNEPTEKILVGENISNSEDADNIEYYFGVGIKSQLSMYGYNGIGTIELMEDLVFDDKNLNAGAVIQSVIPKALKGGKYFPVYKYLRKADYLKKDGKLRKTVDVSTKLRNFIDGCSSERFYPSSNYLKKKGTIQKNHTSIKSIQRNFDLTHTIYYIPFLKPEYIDISDLKSFLINNWSDELVKNTSFRKLICLYDYLKFGLQVQNEEA
- a CDS encoding phospholipase D family protein; this translates as MAEFLTTNGISYWIENIIMESKRELTLVSPYLQLSKTFFERLKDASNRKVKIVIIYGKDDLKPNERNSLAELNVELYFFENLHAKCYYNEGDMVITSMNMYEFSEKNNREMGVRITKDDDSNLYEKAVKETKSIILSSEVIQLARTNRQFFNEKNSPENKSENKKNKRGYCIRCEARIPYDIERPYCWECFATWAQFENPEYEENVCHGCGEFENTSMLKPVCYNCYRKFEK
- a CDS encoding HU family DNA-binding protein, yielding MSILYSKIQRVNPRNPQADRKWYLVPNRVEQKTEKEIAEALSKNTTLSRGEAALVVDELQAVIQNALLDGYSVQMVDWGSFQLTFNCTGTDTEAECTADKITSVNIRFRPGKQMKEALSKATFVAR
- a CDS encoding ATP-binding protein, which produces MILELKIQNFLSFKNETVFSFEATSDKALEDYYVAEMPDGTRILKMAMVYGANASGKSNLINTFEFLNRFIERIPDEKEGGTLFEPFNFAETATQPGRFELLFYVAGKKHRYQLVVDKNIVLEEKLFVYPGSQPAAVFNRYYNADKKVSIVEFGSKIRISNQAVEAIQLKTLKNASVFSAYKQVNLSISELDSVMEWIGSQFLNSIDPYMDLTSYCGNAIKDNVDMKMLALRFLKESAFNITDVLFEDRMRKVPEELLNVLETMPISDEERAMIKREKAVHFDETFFTHRVVNDGKEEFFNMTEHRQSQGTLRYYSLAAPFFQAIKKNAFLPIDEIGSALHPLLVIHFLKEFLQKSKQAQLLFTTHNMSLLNEKDILRKDAIWFTEKGENGATDLYSLANFNFRKELSFFNAYKIGKFGGIPEL